TAATAGTGCAAGCTGTAAGCCTTTCTAGTAATGGTTTATTTTGAAGCTAGGATTAGTGTTTAAATGTTGTTGAATACAATCCCTAGTTTAAGGTAGTTAGGACCTTGCCATGTCTTGTACTGGAGATGGCCTAATAAAGTATTGAATACTTTATTAGTATTAGTATAGGCcactgaataaaattttaaactcCATCCTATTCCTGTTTACTTTTTCAGTTACCAGTTTGAAATTCTTGCTGGAAAAACCTGTTAGCTAGGTTACCAACTACATAGCTTTTTAGTTAAAGCTAATGCTTAACATAGGCCTTAAATTGGATGAAGTTCCATCTCTTGGTGAGCCTTAATTGCTTGCCAACAGATGACCTTTCTTTTGCATATAACCTACATGTTTGTGCCAAGAAACCTGGAGTATCTAAAGTTAAATCCTTCCAGCTGTGCCTGAGTGAAGCtggatttaaattttaattttatcccTAATCAACTCTAGCATAGGCTAGAAAAGAACCTTACCTATAAGCTGAAACTCAAAGGAACAAGCAGTTAAGTATGAAACAGTTCTAGTTTGTTAAAGCTTTTGTTAAAGCTTTTTGCATACAGAAAATAGGTTCATACCTCATAGTTCTTTCATGAAGCCAGGTTTCATGTTTATAGTGGAGGTTTTCCAAATACTCAAGCTCAATTCCttgttcctcttctcttcctctcatcTGCAGCCTTTCcatgcatttctgaaaaaaagtaaatgcaaatcTGAATATTAGTAGTGCTTTAGGTGAAGCTAGCCAAACTGATCAAGTATTCCTTTAAGTCAGAAGGACTAATACTTCATAACAGACCAGAAACTACAGGGCTTCCTTAACTGCATTCAGTAATGCATGGGGTATCCTTAATtatagaggattttttttgttcagtgacTTGCTTTAGGAACATGAACATGAGAATAGGCTTACTATGCCAACATTAAGCAAAGGACTGACAATCCTTAGAACATTCCCAACCCTTAAATGGTTTTATTATAAGTATTAGACCGTGAGCATTAAATTGTAAATCCTTGCTTGAACATAGAAAACTAATTATTGTCTGAGAtcacttctgtttaaaaaaacaacttgagCCACTAATTAGCTAGATGTCAATAGGCTTTAAGAAGTTTTTACTGCTCATCTCCTCTGAATACACTTCTGAGTTAAAGCTGAGTCAAACTTGATTCAGAAGTTCAAATTCAGCAGATTTAAGGACATAGAATGTTAGTAATTGTAGTATCTAAACAGCTACCATCAGAATTGCAGCTCAGAAAggagagattttattttgctttgtctATGAAAGAAATCTGTTTGATTTCAATATAGGTTTCCCATTACTTCTAAAATGTAAAGGGCTAATTTGATACTGATTATTGCAGCATCGTATCATGAAAACTTTTTGTACCTTCTAAGCTCCCAGAAACAAAGCTTTACAgctaatatttttcatcttaagTGAGCATACCTGAGGCGTGGTTCTTAGGTAGATCATACCATCTAGTTCTATATCAGATTCAAACTGATTCAACAGCCATGTATGCCAGTCCTGATAAACAGCCCATTCTGTTTCATTGATGTTTCCGGATTCAAACAGATTAGAAGCAAACACATACCTGCAATGAAAGTTACTGGTGTCATGCCAGGGTATAAGTGAACTCCTTTATAAAAAAGAATCCTCTTTAGAATCGGAATTGCAGCACTAAGAAAATTACCTATTCTTAGGTTCATTGAGTATTCATACCATTTAACTTGCACCAGTGTTAAACATGTTCTTGCAAGGCCCAGGCCAAAGATGCTACTGTAACAAAATGTTGCATTTGAAAGTTTTGATCTAATCCTCTTGAGGAGAAAATGCTAGAGTTCAGTTTCAATTTCCCAAGGTTCCTTTTTAGcataaaaaatacagctattaCTCTGAACTTGGTAGTACTGAGAGAGTAGTTACCTGTCACTGTACACAGATCTCTCAAAAAACTGCACTGGGTGTTCTGCTTCATGTAGCTTGGCTGAGATGGGTTTTAATTGTGCTCTTACACGGCTCAAGCAAGCATAAGTCTGAAATGTATAAGCCCATCTTGTGGGTTTATCATACAACATTTTCAGTAGATTTCCTCCACTCTTCTGAGATGTTGAAAGTTCCTGGGGAAACAAGAGAGGGTTCATTAGAGATAACTATAGTTCAGTAtttgatgcattttttcttGCCTTAATCCAAAATTCTTGTATATTGAAGCAAGTTTATGCCTTGTATTTTGGGGATGTGACTTGGATGTAGGAATAACAGGATCTACTTCCCGCTGATGACAGTGTCTTTAGTCTGGCAGCTTATTTAGGTTCATCAGTGCATTTCAGCCTGGTATACTTTGTGATTCCTGTGGGGTGGGGGTAACTATTTAGAAGACATTACACTGTATCTTCATAAATAGAGCTTACAATCTATAAATGTCTGTCTCATCAAACTAGGATTATAGTGGGGCTGATTCTGGTCTCAGGAAGAAACCCAGTATCTCCAGACTAAAAATAGATGACTTCTGGCATGGGTCCTTAGGCCAGttcttttgatttcttcctccctcctcccccttttaAGCTTCCCAAGTCCTGCACACCTACCTCATACTCATCCTCAGCTGTCTGAATGTTGCACCACTTGGCAATAGGTTCAGGGATTACCTCCCACTCATCACTGTGTTTCTCTAGTAGCCTGACAAATGTAGactttcctgcagctgcaaaagATTTGGAGAATTCACCAAGAATGTGGCTTATACAATTTCAGTGCCCAAAGTACAGGGATGTTGGAGCCCTCTAATGTGGTGTGGGTTTGGCAGTGCTTGAGATGGAGGGTGATGTCTCTGGAGTGGTGATGAGACTTAGGGCAGGATTCTTGCCTGGCTGTGGCTAGGAGCAGGGCTGGAGGCTGTGGAAGGGCTGTCTGGGGCTGCCTGCACGGTGCTGGTGCACATTCCAAGAAAACCGTGTTAATCTCTGGCTCCAGAAGGCCTTGCCTGGGCCGGAGATGCGATAAGGCGGCGAGCGGGAGCGTAGCTCCCCTTTCGGCTAAGGGCTGCTGCCACCATTTTAGGAACGGGCTTAGACTTGGGGGTGGCGCTTAGCGCGCGCCATTGTTcgagcggggggggggagagctgcgcatgcgcggccctGGGAGCAGGGGAGCCACCGCGCATGCGTGGCGCGGGCGGCGAGCTGGCGCTTGCCTCGGGGTTAGCGAGTTCCTGATGGGCGGGCTAGAGCGCCACGTAGGGGCCTGCCGCGCACAAGCGGGCCCCGCCTTCCGCGGCTGTAGCGGAGCCCTTGAAGGGAGAGGACAAACACCCCCTCCGGGAGATAAGGGCAGGCAAATGGCGCCCCTGGGGAGCCGCAAAGAACAAACACGGGCTCGATGGTGGCCCCTGAGCCCGGGGGACGAGCCGCGCTTTGCCGCTCAGCCATGTCAGCTAAGCCTGGCAGCCGCCGGGAGGAAGGAGCGCGGCGGCTCTGCCGCTGCCCGGGCATGTCCCTGCGCCGTTGCTTGGGTGTCTGAGCCTTAGAACAGAAGGAGCGAGGTGTTCATTCCTGTAGTGCCTACCCGTGAGCGAGGGCTCGGTGTCCCTCCTTGAGCGCACAGGGTGTCTGGCGTCGCGGGGCGGGAGCGGTAGCGCCGGGCCCTCCCCCGCCCTGGCCGTGGCGCCAATTTCGCAGCGGtgccgggagcggggcccggGGAGGCAGTCGCGGCGCTCCCCCTGCAGcgagattcccccccccccacacacacacacaccccgttCCCGCTGCGAGCAGGGGAGGAAAAGCGCCCTTGTCCCTCAGCCCACTTCCCAGGGCGTCTCTTGTGCGGGGTCGCTGTGAGCCCGACGCGGCCtccccaccccgccgccgcgcttACCGATGTTCCCCTCGATAGAGATCTTCCTGAGGCGCTTCTGGAAGCTGGAGTTGAGGGAATCAGCGGGGCTGCGGCAGCGCCGCTTGGCGGGGGTGGACATGGCGGCGGGCTCCGCAGGCACCGAGCGCCAGCACACGGGCCACCCTCCCGCCCCAGCCTGCTTTAAGTCTCCCGCCGGCCAGTGGGCGGGAAGCGGCCGCGCCGCCACTCCCCGAGAGGCGCCCGCCGTtccctccccgcggcggcggggctgccggggACTGCCTTTGCGCTTCCCCCTCTGAGATCAGTGTCGAGCAAGGGAAATGGAGCGGAGCCCTTTTGTTACGGAGCTGAGTGGCTGTAACAGCTGAAGCGTTCCGCAGTAGCTGTTTGATTTGCATCACCACTGATGAGTTCCCCATAGTCTTTGAGTTAGGTTTATACTAGGTTTATAATCcat
The Rhea pennata isolate bPtePen1 chromosome 14, bPtePen1.pri, whole genome shotgun sequence genome window above contains:
- the LOC134146918 gene encoding deoxycytidine kinase 2 isoform X2, coding for MSTPAKRRCRSPADSLNSSFQKRLRKISIEGNIAAGKSTFVRLLEKHSDEWEVIPEPIAKWCNIQTAEDEYEELSTSQKSGGNLLKMLYDKPTRWAYTFQTYACLSRVRAQLKPISAKLHEAEHPVQFFERSVYSDRYVFASNLFESGNINETEWAVYQDWHTWLLNQFESDIELDGMIYLRTTPQKCMERLQMRGREEEQGIELEYLENLHYKHETWLHERTMRVDFENLKEIPILVLDVNEDFKNDKIKQEYLMEKVKSFLTF
- the LOC134146918 gene encoding deoxycytidine kinase 2 isoform X1, translating into MSTPAKRRCRSPADSLNSSFQKRLRKISIEGNIAAGKSTFVRLLEKHSDEWEVIPEPIAKWCNIQTAEDEYEELSTSQKSGGNLLKMLYDKPTRWAYTFQTYACLSRVRAQLKPISAKLHEAEHPVQFFERSVYSDRYVFASNLFESGNINETEWAVYQDWHTWLLNQFESDIELDGMIYLRTTPQKCMERLQMRGREEEQGIELEYLENLHYKHETWLHERTMRVDFENLKEIPILVLDVNEDFKNDKIKQEYLMEKVSIKVLLAFVLQK
- the LOC134146918 gene encoding deoxycytidine kinase 2 isoform X3, with amino-acid sequence MSTPAKRRCRSPADSLNSSFQKRLRKISIEGNIAAGKSTFVRLLEKHSDEWEVIPEPIAKWCNIQTAEDEYEELSTSQKSGGNLLKMLYDKPTRWAYTFQTYACLSRVRAQLKPISAKLHEAEHPVQFFERSVYSDRYVFASNLFESGNINETEWAVYQDWHTWLLNQFESDIELDGMIYLRTTPQKCMERLQMRGREEEQGIELEYLENLHYKHETWLHERTMRSNLF